Proteins co-encoded in one Streptomyces sp. NBC_01283 genomic window:
- the rfbA gene encoding glucose-1-phosphate thymidylyltransferase RfbA → MKGIILAGGNGTRLQPLTFTSSKQLAPVYDKPMIYYPLSVLMLAGIQDILIITRPTDLPAFQALLGDGRQLGLSIDYATQDKPRGIADAFLVAEDHIRGEQCALILGDNLFHGANLPTMLRRTALKMGGCVLFGHEVADPERFGVAEIDSLGELVSIEEKPRQPRSNLAIPGIYFFDAQVTDIARDLEPSPRGELEITDLLRVYLKMGTAELVWLGRGVTWLDTGTHESLLEAGTFVRDTQRRQGIRLGCIEEIAMHMGYIDPDDCQALGSRMGNSPYGDYVMERARLCKAGMLPPLPLEAL, encoded by the coding sequence ATGAAAGGCATCATTCTCGCGGGCGGCAACGGCACTCGCCTGCAGCCCCTCACGTTCACGAGTTCCAAACAACTCGCTCCGGTCTACGACAAGCCGATGATCTACTATCCGCTCTCCGTGCTCATGCTGGCGGGCATCCAGGACATCCTCATCATCACGCGTCCGACCGACCTCCCCGCGTTCCAAGCCCTTCTGGGTGACGGTCGGCAGCTGGGGCTGTCCATCGACTACGCCACGCAGGACAAGCCGCGCGGCATCGCCGACGCCTTCCTTGTAGCGGAGGACCACATCCGCGGCGAGCAGTGCGCGCTGATCCTCGGGGACAATCTCTTCCACGGTGCCAACCTGCCCACCATGCTGCGGCGCACCGCGCTCAAGATGGGTGGCTGCGTGCTGTTCGGCCACGAGGTGGCCGACCCGGAGCGGTTCGGCGTCGCCGAGATCGACTCGCTGGGCGAACTCGTCTCCATCGAGGAGAAGCCCCGGCAGCCGCGCTCGAACCTCGCCATCCCGGGGATCTACTTCTTCGACGCCCAGGTCACGGACATCGCCAGAGACCTGGAGCCGTCCCCCCGGGGCGAGCTGGAAATCACAGACTTGCTGCGCGTCTATCTGAAGATGGGCACCGCCGAGCTGGTGTGGCTGGGCAGGGGCGTCACGTGGCTGGACACGGGCACCCATGAGTCCCTGCTCGAAGCAGGCACATTCGTGAGGGACACGCAGCGCCGACAGGGCATCCGGCTGGGCTGCATCGAGGAGATCGCCATGCACATGGGGTACATCGACCCGGACGACTGCCAAGCGCTGGGGTCGCGCATGGGCAACTCGCCCTACGGCGATTACGTCATGGAGCGGGCCCGCCTCTGCAAGGCGGGCATGCTGCCCCCGCTCCCTCTGGAGGCGCTGTGA
- a CDS encoding activator-dependent family glycosyltransferase, translating to MRVSCVRLGAEFLKGLIGLRILFTCIPWRSHFQALVPLAWALQAAGHEVRVASGPELTDAITASGLPAVPVGSDEPVIEKLDALLVPEVMAKVQELAERGDLLTDLAENREEELTWERLRWGYQMTQRTQAAMNDAMVEELVEYCRWWQPDLVLWDWLSHAGAIAATAVGVPHGRTLTELDVVGRMRRHFLRVRQEQAPEDREDPLGDWLGEWAQKFGAEFSEEMVTGQFAIEQMVGSMRLESPSPHLPLRYVPYNGPSVVPHWARRDPAKRRVLATYGLSLEQAERHQATSLEQMQGMLDALADLDIELVVTLPEQFQRELERVPGNTRLVEFVPLHAVVPSCSAVIHHGGVPGFLEAIAHGVPQLVIGRAVPDIGERGPRLERSGAGLWIRGDAPEDLDGGRVREQLVRLLEEPSFGEAAGRLGQELAAQPSPAEVVRELERIVDRSGSR from the coding sequence GTGAGGGTCTCCTGTGTCCGGCTGGGTGCGGAGTTCCTGAAGGGGCTGATCGGCTTGAGAATCCTGTTCACCTGTATTCCTTGGCGGTCCCACTTCCAGGCTCTTGTGCCGCTGGCCTGGGCGCTGCAGGCGGCGGGGCACGAGGTCCGGGTCGCGAGCGGCCCGGAGCTGACGGACGCCATCACCGCCTCGGGTCTGCCGGCGGTGCCCGTCGGTTCCGACGAGCCGGTCATCGAGAAGCTCGACGCGCTTCTGGTTCCGGAGGTGATGGCGAAGGTCCAGGAACTCGCGGAGCGGGGCGACCTTTTGACCGACCTGGCGGAGAACCGCGAGGAGGAGCTCACCTGGGAGCGCCTGCGATGGGGATATCAGATGACGCAGCGGACCCAGGCGGCCATGAACGATGCGATGGTCGAGGAGCTGGTGGAGTACTGCCGCTGGTGGCAGCCGGACCTGGTGCTCTGGGACTGGCTGAGCCACGCGGGCGCGATCGCGGCCACGGCGGTCGGAGTGCCGCACGGGCGCACGCTGACCGAACTCGACGTGGTGGGCCGTATGCGCCGGCATTTTCTGCGGGTGCGTCAGGAGCAGGCGCCCGAGGACCGCGAGGACCCGTTGGGGGACTGGCTGGGGGAGTGGGCGCAGAAGTTCGGTGCCGAGTTCTCCGAGGAGATGGTGACCGGGCAGTTCGCGATCGAGCAGATGGTCGGCTCGATGCGGCTGGAGTCGCCGTCGCCGCATCTTCCGCTGCGCTATGTCCCCTACAACGGGCCGTCGGTGGTGCCGCATTGGGCCCGACGCGACCCGGCCAAGCGGCGCGTGCTTGCCACCTACGGACTCAGCCTGGAGCAGGCCGAGAGGCATCAGGCCACTTCCTTGGAGCAGATGCAGGGGATGCTGGATGCGCTGGCTGATCTGGACATCGAGCTGGTGGTGACGCTGCCCGAGCAGTTCCAGCGGGAGCTGGAGCGGGTTCCCGGCAATACCAGGCTGGTGGAGTTCGTTCCGCTGCACGCCGTCGTCCCCTCGTGCTCGGCTGTGATCCACCATGGCGGCGTGCCCGGGTTCCTGGAGGCGATCGCGCACGGGGTGCCGCAGCTGGTGATCGGCCGCGCCGTTCCCGATATCGGGGAGCGTGGCCCGCGGCTGGAGCGGTCCGGGGCCGGCCTGTGGATCCGGGGGGACGCTCCGGAGGACCTGGACGGGGGGCGGGTGCGGGAGCAGCTGGTGCGGCTGCTGGAGGAGCCGTCGTTCGGGGAGGCCGCCGGACGGCTCGGCCAGGAGCTGGCGGCGCAGCCGTCACCCGCCGAGGTCGTCCGGGAACTGGAACGGATCGTGGACCGCTCCGGCTCGCGCTGA
- a CDS encoding BTAD domain-containing putative transcriptional regulator yields the protein MRLEILGPVRVANGNTIKAIGAQKVEILLATLAIRSGQVVSVDQLITEIWGDEPPRSAIGGLYVYVSQVRKLLRHPGAAASPVVTSPSGYMLTLGPGELDLHDLTRLVKQGRVRLRNGEHEDAVSSFEEALALCRGPLPTAARGPILQGFQAWFDEIQLECREGQMEAHMALGHHRELVGDLYLLSTEHPLREVFHRQLMLALHRSDCRGDALIAYHQACRTLREQLGVEPGPALKDIQRSILMDNGH from the coding sequence ATGCGGCTTGAGATCTTAGGACCGGTCCGCGTCGCTAACGGAAATACCATCAAGGCCATAGGGGCGCAGAAGGTCGAAATTCTGCTGGCGACTCTCGCCATCCGGTCCGGTCAGGTTGTCAGCGTCGACCAGCTCATCACCGAAATCTGGGGCGACGAGCCGCCGCGCAGCGCCATCGGGGGCCTGTATGTGTACGTCTCCCAGGTCCGCAAGCTTCTGCGCCATCCCGGGGCGGCGGCAAGCCCCGTCGTCACCAGTCCCTCCGGATACATGCTGACGCTGGGTCCGGGCGAACTCGACCTCCACGACCTCACCCGCCTGGTGAAACAAGGCCGGGTCCGGCTCAGGAACGGCGAGCACGAGGATGCGGTCAGCAGTTTCGAAGAGGCGCTCGCACTGTGCCGGGGGCCGCTGCCCACTGCGGCACGCGGCCCGATCCTGCAGGGGTTCCAGGCATGGTTCGACGAGATCCAACTGGAGTGCCGGGAGGGCCAGATGGAGGCGCACATGGCCCTCGGGCACCACCGCGAGCTCGTCGGTGACCTCTACCTCCTCAGTACCGAGCACCCCTTGCGAGAGGTGTTCCACCGGCAACTCATGCTGGCGCTTCATCGAAGCGACTGCCGGGGCGACGCCCTGATCGCCTACCACCAGGCATGCCGGACCCTGCGGGAACAGCTGGGCGTCGAACCCGGCCCGGCGCTGAAGGACATCCAGCGTTCGATTCTGATGGACAACGGCCACTGA